Genomic segment of Streptomyces sp. NBC_01210:
TCCTGCGGGCCGGTGGTGGGGGTGACGGTGGTGATGAGCAGGTCGTGGTCGGGGCTGGGGACCGGGGGTGTCACGGAGGCGACGCCGGGCACGGTGGCCAGCGTGTGCTGGAGCGAGGTGGCGAGATCCTGGCGCTCGGTCTGGTCGGCGACCTGCCGGCTGTCAAGGTGGGTGACGACGGTGAGGGGGCCGTTGGCGCCGGGGCCGAATCCCACGGTGATCAGGTCGTAGGCACGGCGGTCGGTCCGGCCGGTGGACTGTGATCCGGCGTCGACGTGGCCGAGCTGCATGGACGCGACCGGAATGGAGAGTGTGCCGAGCAGGAGCAGGCCGCTGACAAGGAAGAGCCAGGGGCGCCGGCTGACCTTGACGGCCCAGCGGTGCCACACGTCCGACTCGCCGGTGGGTTCGGCGACCGGCGTGCGCACGTGAAGGCGGTCGATGCGGCGGCCGAGCAGACCCAGCAGCGCGGGGGTCAGTGTCACGGACGCGGCAGCGGCCACGACGACAGTGAGCCCGGCCGCGACGCCGAGGGTGCCGATGAAGCTCACGCCGGAGACGCAGAGCCCGCCCAGCGCCATGGCGACCGTGGCGGCCGCGACCAGCACGGCACGGCCGCTGGTGGCAACGGTGCGCCCGACCGCGTCAGCGGGTTCCATCCCGCAGTGGAGCAGCGCTCGGTAGCGGGTGGCCAGGAAGAGCGCGTAGTCGATGCCGACACCGAGGCCCATCATCGCGGCCAGGGTCGGGGACGCCTGCGCGAAGCTGAAGTGTGAGGCGAGCAGGCCGAGGCCGCCCAGGCCGACGGCCAGGCCGAACACGGCCGTCAGCAGCGGCAGTCCGGTGGCGGCGACGCTGCCGAAGCCGATCAGCAGCACGAGCACGGCGACAGCCAGACCGATGGCCTCCGAGGCGCGGTCGGCCGATTTGGGCGCGGCCAGCTGCCCGAGCGGGTCCCCGTATTCGACGGTGATGTGATCGGTGCGCAGTGGCTCGACGGCGGTGTCGACCCGGTCGAGATAGGAGCGGTCGAAACTCGCCGGGTTGCTGCTGAAGCGGACGGTCATCTGGGCGATGTCGCCGTTCGCGGAGACTGCCCCGGGCGTGGTGAGCGGGTCGGCCACCGAGAGGATGTTCGGCAGCTGATCCAGGTTGTTGACGGCCGCGTCGATCGCGGCCCGGTGACGGGCGACCGAACCCTGGTCGGACTTGATCACGATCGGGGCGGGTGTGCCTTCGGAACTGCTTGTGTGGGCCTTGAGCAGGTCGGCACCGGTCTGGGCACTGGTGCCGGGCAGGGAGAAGCTGTCCGCGAAGGTGCCGCCCCACTTGTGGTTGGCCAGCCCGAGGCCGACAAGGAGCAGCACCCACAGGGCGATAACCCGCCAGGCGTGCCGGGCACACCAGCGCCCGCTCCGGTGGAGCAGTCCAGGCCCCTCGGCCGATTCAGTTTTCATGGGGCCTCACTGTGCGCGGCGCGTGTAAGGGGCCCTTTGGCGCAGTGTTCGGGGAATGTACGGGCGGCTGCGCGCCCGCTTGGACGTGCTCGCGAGTCCTCAAGCGCCGTCGGGTGACGGCGGGAGGGTGACGGTGAAGCAGGCGCCGCCTTCCGGGCCGCGCCCTTCGACACCGATGGCGCCACCGAGGCGGCCGGTCAGGCGGTGGGCGATGGCCAGGCCCAGGCCGCTGCCGACCGGGCGGGTGCCCCGGTAGCGCTCGTGGAGGGCACCGCTGTCGAAGGCAATGCGGACGTCGTCGTCGCTCAGGCCAGGTCCACCGTCGCGGACCTGCAGTTCAGCCGCGCCGCCCGCAGCCGCGTGGACGGCGAGGACCAGGGGTGCGCCCTCGGGCGTGACCCGTAGGGCATTCTGCACCAGGCCGTCGATCAGCTGGCGAACCCGGAAGGCGTCCGTGTCGACGACGGGCCGCCCGGACTGCTCGAGCCGTAGGTCGACGCCGTGGCGTGCGCAGGGGCCGGCCCAGAAGGCAGCGGCCTCGGCGACGAGTGCGGAGATGTCGGTCGGGGCCGTGTCGAGGCGGAAGTCGTCCGCCTCCAGCCGGGCCAGGTCCAGCAGGTCCTCCAGGAAGCGGTCCAGGCGGCGGGTCTCGTCGGCGAGGATGCCGCCGACCTCGGGCAGTTGGTCCGGCTCGACCAGGCCGTCGGCAAGTGCCTCGGCGTATCCCTGCAGTGCGGTCAGCGGGGTGCGCAAGTCGTGGGAGACGGAGAGCAGGAACTCCCGCTGCCGGTTCTCGCTGTGCGCCAGCGCTTGGTCCAGGATGTTGAGGGCGCGCCCGATGTCCGCGGTCTCCCGTGGGCCGTCGACCGGGGCCGGTACGCCGCGTTCGCCGTCGGCGAGCCGGTGCGCGATCTGCGCGGCCGTCGCGAGCGGGCGGGCGATGCGGCGGGCCAGGAGCGCTCCGGCCAGTGCCGCGCCGAGCATGCCGACGATCAGCGGCGCGATCACGTTGCGGCGGATCTGGTTCGTGTTCTGGGTGACGACCGTGTACGGCTCGGTCAGCACGATCGCGCCGCCGCGCGCGCCGGGCTGCCCCACCAGCAGTACGTCCTGGCCGCCCAGGACGCTGTCGGTGGAGACCGGCTCTCCCGCCAGCAGGTCCGATTTCGACGCCATGTCGACGGCTGGGGTAGCGGTCCCGCTCACCGTCCCGTCCGGGGCGATGACGGCGAGGTGCACGCTGTTCGGCCCGGCCAGTACCTGGGCGCCGGTAAAAAGGGCTTCGGACAAGGCGGGCAGGCGGCTCAGCACCTTTGCCTGGCGCGTCAGTTGGTCGCGCTCGCGCTGCTCCGCGCCGTGCTCGGCCGTCTGCCAGGCGATCAGCCCGGTCAACGCCACTGCGAGTGCCGCCACCACCGTGGTCAGCACCACGATGTTGCGTGCGAGCGAGCCACGACGGGAGCGGGGGCGGTTCACCTGCTGGAGGCCGTCGCGCTGTAGCCGACGCCGCGGACCGTACGGATCGGGCTCGCCTCGCCGAGCTTGGCGCGCAGTTGTGAGACGAAGACGTCGACCATTCGAGTGTCGCGGTAGCCCGGGTACCCCCAGACCCGCGCGAGCAGCTGCTCACGGCTGAAGACCTGCCCCACGTGCTGGAGCAGGTACGCGAGCAAGTTGAACTCGGTGGCGGTGAGCTCGACCAGCTCGCCGTCGCAGCGCACAGTGCGGCTGATCGAGTCCACGCTGAGCCGGCCGACGCTCTCGGTCGGCTGCCCCGGCGGCCCGGCCGCCCGGCGCAGCACGGTCTTGACCCGGGCGACCAGCTCGCGCGGCGAGAACGGCTTGGTCAGGTAGTCGTCCGCGCCCAACTCGAGACCGAGGATCCGGTCGGCCTCCTCACCGCGCGCGGTGACCAGCAGCACCGGCGTCCAGTCGCCGACGTCACGCAGGGCACGGCAGAAGGCGATGCCATCCAGGCCCGGCAGACCGATGTCCAGCACGATCGCCACCGGGTGCATCCGTCTCGCGGCCGCGAGCCCGGCAATCCCGTCGGTCTCGACGTGGACACCGAAGCCCTCGCGCGCCAAGTAGAGCCTTTCCACATCGGCGATGTGGCGCTCGTCCTCGACGATCAGCACGAGGCCCCTGGACTCCGTCATCACTGCCTCTCACGTGCGGCAACCTCATCGATGCTAACCACATCAAGTGCCCTCCCGGCGGGCGCGCCGCCGCCCGTACATTCCCCGAACAATGCGCCGACCGCGCCCTTGCACCCGCCGCAGTTCCGCCGAAGGCGGCGTTTGCGGGGAGCTCTGATCCGGAGCAGCGTGGACATGGATGCCGGTGCGACACCGCGGTATCGAGGGCACTGGCTTCCAGAGGCACCTGCCGGAGCGAGGAGGAGACCGATGACCACTCCGCATGGAGGCCCGGAAGGCGTGCCGGTCGAACGCCGTCGGCCCGATTCGATCGACAGCATGACCTGGGAGCCGAGTGAGCGGTGGGTGCGTGCGACGAAGGGCGAGGTCACGGTCGTGGACAGCCGCCGGCCCGTTCTTGTGTGGGAGCCCGGTCGTCCCGTACCCCTGTACGCCTTCCCGGCCGCAGAGGTCCGAATGGATCTGCTGCGAAGGACCGAGCGGCCCGCCAACCCACGACGTCACGGGGGAGCGACGGTCTTCTACGACCTTGCGCTCGCCGAACTGACCGTCCAGGCGGCGGCCTGGACCTATCCCAGTGAGGAGCTGGCCGACTACATCAGCTTCGAATGGTTCGGGCACGAGGTGCTCGACCACTGGTACGAAGAGGACGAGGAGATCTTCGTGCACCCCCGTGACCCGTACAAGCGGGTGGACGCGCTGCCCAGCACCCGGCACGTCCAGGTCGAGATCGAGGGCACCGTCGTCGCGGACACGCGTACGCCGGTTCTGCTGTTCGAGACGCACCTGCCGGTCCGGTACTACATTCCGCGGGAGGACGTCCGCCTCGATCTTTTCACCCCTACCAGTGCGCGAACCCGCTGCCCGTACAAGGGTGTGGCGACCGACTACTGGTCGTGGGCGGGCGGCGCCGACGTGCGGCCCGACATCGCCTGGAGCTATCCCGATCCTCTGCCTTCCGTGTGGATCATCAAGGACCGGGTGGCTTTCTACAACGAGTCCGTCGACATCGTCGTCGACGGAGCGCGGCAGCGGCGTCCGGTCACCTTCTTCAGCAAGCCGTCTCTCCAGAGTTCGGGAGGACCGGGTGCGACCGCAGGGCGGCCGGATCCGGAACACGCCTGATGAGACGGGGTTGGCCGCGCGCATCTACTCGAGGGGTGGGCGCGGCCTCGTTCCACCCCGCAGGCGTGGGCATCGCGGCGCTCGCATCGTCAGGGACTGCTGGTGCCGGCGGCGCTGAGGTCAGCGGTTTTCATGCGCCTCTGCCTGGTGCTGCGCCCGATCCGTCGGCTCTCGACGACATACGCGAGCGCGTTGAGGGCCAATATCGCCGCGGCGAGTGCGGGCTGAGGGGCGAAGGTCCTCGGAGGGTCGACGAGCGCCGTGCCGGGGTAGAAGATCGCCGACAGCTGGGTGATCCAATACAACGATGCGGCGCCGGTGGCGAGTTGAAGCCGGGAGTGCGACCAGGCGCCGCGGTGCATCCACAGGGCGTACAGACCCACCAGGCCGAGCGCAGCGCCGACGCTCATGGTCTGGGCGTTGTGGAACTTCGCGTGCGACGTCCAGTCGGGGTTGTAGATGTGCGTTTCGTTCCAGTCCGCCACATACGCGAGGCTCATTGTGGCGAGCGAGGTCAGGGTCAGCAGGGCTCGCCCTGTACTGATCTTGGGCATGGGATTCCTCCGCAGGGTTGCGGCAGGCCGGCCGGCTGGCTGCCTGCCTGTCGGGCAGGTGCCACTTCACGTGGCGTGCGTCGATGAGCGCCGGCCGCGCTGCTGTGGTCAGGCGGCCTGGGTGGTCATCGCGCGGCCGCGGGCGTAGATGAGTGCCTGTTCGGCGACGCGACGGCCGAGGTGGGTTGCGGTGCTCAGGTCGGCGCCGTGGACGGCTTCGATGCCCTGGTCGACGTGGGTCGCCGCTCCCGCGCCGAGGTAGAAGCCC
This window contains:
- a CDS encoding MMPL family transporter, which encodes MKTESAEGPGLLHRSGRWCARHAWRVIALWVLLLVGLGLANHKWGGTFADSFSLPGTSAQTGADLLKAHTSSSEGTPAPIVIKSDQGSVARHRAAIDAAVNNLDQLPNILSVADPLTTPGAVSANGDIAQMTVRFSSNPASFDRSYLDRVDTAVEPLRTDHITVEYGDPLGQLAAPKSADRASEAIGLAVAVLVLLIGFGSVAATGLPLLTAVFGLAVGLGGLGLLASHFSFAQASPTLAAMMGLGVGIDYALFLATRYRALLHCGMEPADAVGRTVATSGRAVLVAAATVAMALGGLCVSGVSFIGTLGVAAGLTVVVAAAASVTLTPALLGLLGRRIDRLHVRTPVAEPTGESDVWHRWAVKVSRRPWLFLVSGLLLLGTLSIPVASMQLGHVDAGSQSTGRTDRRAYDLITVGFGPGANGPLTVVTHLDSRQVADQTERQDLATSLQHTLATVPGVASVTPPVPSPDHDLLITTVTPTTGPQDQATTDLIHTLQNDTVPQALSGTGATGYVTGTTAATQTFTDTLVAKLPLIIGVVVAAAFLLLLTVFRSLLIALKAAVLNLFSIAASYGVVVAVFQWGWGGALFGITEKVPVESYVPMMMFAIVFGLSMDYEVFLLSRIRETWMHRKDNHLAVATGLAATARVITCAALIMTSVFLAFLLSTNVAVKMLALGLGVSVIIDATVVRLILVPASMYLFGRANWWLPGRLDRLLPHLDPEGPAAAPTSLPAPAPVPARGDQR
- a CDS encoding HAMP domain-containing sensor histidine kinase translates to MNRPRSRRGSLARNIVVLTTVVAALAVALTGLIAWQTAEHGAEQRERDQLTRQAKVLSRLPALSEALFTGAQVLAGPNSVHLAVIAPDGTVSGTATPAVDMASKSDLLAGEPVSTDSVLGGQDVLLVGQPGARGGAIVLTEPYTVVTQNTNQIRRNVIAPLIVGMLGAALAGALLARRIARPLATAAQIAHRLADGERGVPAPVDGPRETADIGRALNILDQALAHSENRQREFLLSVSHDLRTPLTALQGYAEALADGLVEPDQLPEVGGILADETRRLDRFLEDLLDLARLEADDFRLDTAPTDISALVAEAAAFWAGPCARHGVDLRLEQSGRPVVDTDAFRVRQLIDGLVQNALRVTPEGAPLVLAVHAAAGGAAELQVRDGGPGLSDDDVRIAFDSGALHERYRGTRPVGSGLGLAIAHRLTGRLGGAIGVEGRGPEGGACFTVTLPPSPDGA
- a CDS encoding response regulator transcription factor yields the protein MTESRGLVLIVEDERHIADVERLYLAREGFGVHVETDGIAGLAAARRMHPVAIVLDIGLPGLDGIAFCRALRDVGDWTPVLLVTARGEEADRILGLELGADDYLTKPFSPRELVARVKTVLRRAAGPPGQPTESVGRLSVDSISRTVRCDGELVELTATEFNLLAYLLQHVGQVFSREQLLARVWGYPGYRDTRMVDVFVSQLRAKLGEASPIRTVRGVGYSATASSR
- a CDS encoding DUF427 domain-containing protein, which codes for MTTPHGGPEGVPVERRRPDSIDSMTWEPSERWVRATKGEVTVVDSRRPVLVWEPGRPVPLYAFPAAEVRMDLLRRTERPANPRRHGGATVFYDLALAELTVQAAAWTYPSEELADYISFEWFGHEVLDHWYEEDEEIFVHPRDPYKRVDALPSTRHVQVEIEGTVVADTRTPVLLFETHLPVRYYIPREDVRLDLFTPTSARTRCPYKGVATDYWSWAGGADVRPDIAWSYPDPLPSVWIIKDRVAFYNESVDIVVDGARQRRPVTFFSKPSLQSSGGPGATAGRPDPEHA
- a CDS encoding DUF6640 family protein, whose protein sequence is MPKISTGRALLTLTSLATMSLAYVADWNETHIYNPDWTSHAKFHNAQTMSVGAALGLVGLYALWMHRGAWSHSRLQLATGAASLYWITQLSAIFYPGTALVDPPRTFAPQPALAAAILALNALAYVVESRRIGRSTRQRRMKTADLSAAGTSSP